One genomic region from Xyrauchen texanus isolate HMW12.3.18 chromosome 4, RBS_HiC_50CHRs, whole genome shotgun sequence encodes:
- the LOC127642940 gene encoding ectoderm-neural cortex protein 1 isoform X2, which yields MDFADIDHVTVQNYDSMKMSVCVHENRKSRASTGSMNIFLFHKSSYADSVLMHLNALRQQRLFTDVLLHAGNRSFPCHRAVLAACSRYFEAMFSGGLRESQDSEVDFRDSIHPEVLELLLDYAYSSRVIINEENAESLLEAGDMLEFQDIRDACAEFLEKNLHPSNCLGMLLLSDAHQCTQLFQLSWSMCLSNFPAICKTEEFLQLPKDMLVQLLAHEELETEDECLVYESALNWVNYDLERRHCHLPELLRTVRLALLPAIFLMENVSTEELIIAQAKSKELVDEAIRCKLRILQNDGIVNSPCARPRKTSHALFLLGGPTFMCDKLYLVDQKAKEIIPKADIPSPRKEFSACAIGCKVYVTGGRGSENGVSKDVWVYDTLQEEWSKAAPMLIARFGHGSAELRHCLYVVGGHTAATGCLPASPSVSLKQVEQFDPADNKWSMVAPLREGVSNAAVVSVKLKLFAFGGTSVAHDKLPKVQCYDPAENHWTVPASCPQPWRYTAAAVLGNQIFVMGGDTEFSACSAYKFSSDSYQWTKVGDVTAKQMSCQAVASGNKLYVVGGYFGTQRCKTLDCYDPTLDAWNSITTVPYSLIPTAFVSTWKHLPA from the exons ATGGATTTTGCTGATATTGATCATGTCACTGTTCAAAACTAT GATTCAATGAAAATGTCTGTCTGCGTCCACGAGAACCGCAAGTCTCGTGCCAGCACGGGCTCTATGAACATCTTCCTGTTTCACAAGTCCTCGTATGCTGACAGCgtgctaatgcacctgaatgctCTCCGTCAGCAGAGGCTCTTCACTGATGTTCTGCTCCATGCAGGCAACCGCTCTTTCCCATGCCACAGGGCTGTTCTGGCTGCCTGCAGCCGCTATTTTGAGGCCATGTTCAGCGGAGGGCTGAGAGAAAGTCAGGACAGTGAAGTGGACTTCCGGGACTCAATTCATCCTGAG GTCTTGGAGCTCCTTCTGGACTATGCCTACTCATCAAGAGTGATAATAAATGAGGAGAATGCAGAGTCTCTGCTTGAGGCTGGTGACATGCTGGAGTTTCAGGACATCCGAGATGCCTGTGCAGAGTTCCTGGAGAAAAACCTCCACCCATCCAACTGCCTGGGTATGCTGCTGCTCTCGGATGCCCACCAGTGCACCCAGCTGTTTCAGCTGTCCTGGAGCATGTGCCTCAGCAATTTTCCTGCTATCTGCAAGACAGAAGAGTTTCTGCAGCTGCCCAAGGACATGCTGGTCCAACTGCTGGCACATGAGGAGCTTGAAACAGAGGACGAGTGTCTGGTCTACGAGTCAGCGCTCAACTGGGTGAACTATGATCTTGAGAGAAGGCACTGTCACCTTCCAGAGCTGCTACGTACTGTGCGTCTGGCTCTCCTGCCTGCCATCTTTCTCATGGAGAACGTCTCCACAGAGGAGCTCATCATTGCACAAGCCAAAAGCAAAGAGCTGGTGGATGAGGCCATCCGATGTAAATTGCGCATCTTGCAAAATGATGGCATCGTCAACAGTCCTTGTGCCCGGCCTCGCAAGACCAGTCATGCCCTGTTCCTGCTTGGTGGCCCCACATTTATGTGCGACAAGCTCTACCTGGTGGACCAGAAGGCCAAAGAGATCATTCCAAAGGCAGACATACCCAGTCCACGCAAGGAGTTCAGTGCCTGCGCAATTGGCTGCAAAGTGTACGTGACAGGGGGACGGGGCTCAGAGAACGGCGTGTCTAAGGATGTTTGGGTTTATGATACATTACAAGAAGAATGGTCCAAAGCAGCTCCAATGCTGATAGCACGTTTTGGGCATGGATCAGCTGAGTTACGCCACTGCTTGTATGTTGTTGGGGGTCACACAGCTGCCACTGGCTGTCTGCCTGCTTCACCATCTGTGTCCTTGAAGCAGGTAGAGCAGTTTGACCCTGCTGATAACAAGTGGAGCATGGTAGCACCACTGCGAGAGGGTGTAAGCAATGCAGCTGTTGTCAGCGTAAAGCTCAAGTTGTTTGCCTTTGGAGGAACAAGTGTGGCCCATGACAAGCTACCCAAAGTTCAGTGCTACGATCCTGCTGAAAATCATTGGACAGTCCCAGCTTCCTGCCCACAACCGTGGCGCTATACTGCAGCTGCTGTTCTCGGAAACCAGATCTTTGTAATGGGGGGAGACACAGAATTCTCTGCTTGCTCTGCCTACAAATTCAGCAGTGACTCTTATCAGTGGACCAAGGTAGGAGATGTTACAGCAAAACAAATGAGTTGCCAGGCGGTGGCATCTGGTAATAAACTGTATGTGGTGGGTGGCTACTTCGGTACACAGCGCTGTAAAACACTTGACTGCTATGACCCCACATTGGATGCTTGGAACAGCATAACTACAGTACCTTATTCCTTAATCCCCACTGCCTTTGTCAGCACCTGGAAACACCTCCCAGCCTGA
- the LOC127642940 gene encoding ectoderm-neural cortex protein 1 isoform X1 gives MKMSVCVHENRKSRASTGSMNIFLFHKSSYADSVLMHLNALRQQRLFTDVLLHAGNRSFPCHRAVLAACSRYFEAMFSGGLRESQDSEVDFRDSIHPEVLELLLDYAYSSRVIINEENAESLLEAGDMLEFQDIRDACAEFLEKNLHPSNCLGMLLLSDAHQCTQLFQLSWSMCLSNFPAICKTEEFLQLPKDMLVQLLAHEELETEDECLVYESALNWVNYDLERRHCHLPELLRTVRLALLPAIFLMENVSTEELIIAQAKSKELVDEAIRCKLRILQNDGIVNSPCARPRKTSHALFLLGGPTFMCDKLYLVDQKAKEIIPKADIPSPRKEFSACAIGCKVYVTGGRGSENGVSKDVWVYDTLQEEWSKAAPMLIARFGHGSAELRHCLYVVGGHTAATGCLPASPSVSLKQVEQFDPADNKWSMVAPLREGVSNAAVVSVKLKLFAFGGTSVAHDKLPKVQCYDPAENHWTVPASCPQPWRYTAAAVLGNQIFVMGGDTEFSACSAYKFSSDSYQWTKVGDVTAKQMSCQAVASGNKLYVVGGYFGTQRCKTLDCYDPTLDAWNSITTVPYSLIPTAFVSTWKHLPA, from the exons ATGAAAATGTCTGTCTGCGTCCACGAGAACCGCAAGTCTCGTGCCAGCACGGGCTCTATGAACATCTTCCTGTTTCACAAGTCCTCGTATGCTGACAGCgtgctaatgcacctgaatgctCTCCGTCAGCAGAGGCTCTTCACTGATGTTCTGCTCCATGCAGGCAACCGCTCTTTCCCATGCCACAGGGCTGTTCTGGCTGCCTGCAGCCGCTATTTTGAGGCCATGTTCAGCGGAGGGCTGAGAGAAAGTCAGGACAGTGAAGTGGACTTCCGGGACTCAATTCATCCTGAG GTCTTGGAGCTCCTTCTGGACTATGCCTACTCATCAAGAGTGATAATAAATGAGGAGAATGCAGAGTCTCTGCTTGAGGCTGGTGACATGCTGGAGTTTCAGGACATCCGAGATGCCTGTGCAGAGTTCCTGGAGAAAAACCTCCACCCATCCAACTGCCTGGGTATGCTGCTGCTCTCGGATGCCCACCAGTGCACCCAGCTGTTTCAGCTGTCCTGGAGCATGTGCCTCAGCAATTTTCCTGCTATCTGCAAGACAGAAGAGTTTCTGCAGCTGCCCAAGGACATGCTGGTCCAACTGCTGGCACATGAGGAGCTTGAAACAGAGGACGAGTGTCTGGTCTACGAGTCAGCGCTCAACTGGGTGAACTATGATCTTGAGAGAAGGCACTGTCACCTTCCAGAGCTGCTACGTACTGTGCGTCTGGCTCTCCTGCCTGCCATCTTTCTCATGGAGAACGTCTCCACAGAGGAGCTCATCATTGCACAAGCCAAAAGCAAAGAGCTGGTGGATGAGGCCATCCGATGTAAATTGCGCATCTTGCAAAATGATGGCATCGTCAACAGTCCTTGTGCCCGGCCTCGCAAGACCAGTCATGCCCTGTTCCTGCTTGGTGGCCCCACATTTATGTGCGACAAGCTCTACCTGGTGGACCAGAAGGCCAAAGAGATCATTCCAAAGGCAGACATACCCAGTCCACGCAAGGAGTTCAGTGCCTGCGCAATTGGCTGCAAAGTGTACGTGACAGGGGGACGGGGCTCAGAGAACGGCGTGTCTAAGGATGTTTGGGTTTATGATACATTACAAGAAGAATGGTCCAAAGCAGCTCCAATGCTGATAGCACGTTTTGGGCATGGATCAGCTGAGTTACGCCACTGCTTGTATGTTGTTGGGGGTCACACAGCTGCCACTGGCTGTCTGCCTGCTTCACCATCTGTGTCCTTGAAGCAGGTAGAGCAGTTTGACCCTGCTGATAACAAGTGGAGCATGGTAGCACCACTGCGAGAGGGTGTAAGCAATGCAGCTGTTGTCAGCGTAAAGCTCAAGTTGTTTGCCTTTGGAGGAACAAGTGTGGCCCATGACAAGCTACCCAAAGTTCAGTGCTACGATCCTGCTGAAAATCATTGGACAGTCCCAGCTTCCTGCCCACAACCGTGGCGCTATACTGCAGCTGCTGTTCTCGGAAACCAGATCTTTGTAATGGGGGGAGACACAGAATTCTCTGCTTGCTCTGCCTACAAATTCAGCAGTGACTCTTATCAGTGGACCAAGGTAGGAGATGTTACAGCAAAACAAATGAGTTGCCAGGCGGTGGCATCTGGTAATAAACTGTATGTGGTGGGTGGCTACTTCGGTACACAGCGCTGTAAAACACTTGACTGCTATGACCCCACATTGGATGCTTGGAACAGCATAACTACAGTACCTTATTCCTTAATCCCCACTGCCTTTGTCAGCACCTGGAAACACCTCCCAGCCTGA